In the genome of Populus trichocarpa isolate Nisqually-1 chromosome 10, P.trichocarpa_v4.1, whole genome shotgun sequence, the window AGTAACATTTCCAAACTTCCAGTACATGAAATGGCAATGGATGAATGTAGTCTCCAGTGATATTTTGAGTAACGCAATATTATGTGTTGGTCAACATACTTTCCATGTTATCTTGCTGTAGGAAACAAGGTTGGACTGTGCAAAGTCTTATTAGATGAAAGAAAAGTTTAAGAATCAGTACTAATCACAAGCATAGAAAACACTGCCAATAAGTTCTATGTTGGGTTTAGAACACAAAATCGCAAGCCATAGCCTTGGGCAAACCAAATGAGTTTTCAGACAGAAGCAGTGAATTTATACCTTCtatattgcctttttttttctttttcatgtatttattatGGTGAAAATTATTACATTGATTTTGAAACATCTAAACTTACCAAAATAGTTGTAGACTTGCAACATTAGACTGAATTTATAAGCTAAGCTAATAGCATTGCCATTTTTTCCAAACCAAGTTCAAGGAAAACACAAATCAATTATTCAAATTTACTgctaaataaatcaacaaacatAACAACATGTTTAAATTCATTTCCAATaaatggcaaaaaaaataataataataaataaaagaaaacacacacacactgacCTGATTGTCATTGGAATTCTGAGAAGCGTCTTGGTCATAGGAGTGTCGTTTGGATGGCTTGTTCTTTTTCCAGCGGTCTGTAACTTGAGCTACTGTGTCCCCAGTAAGAGCAAGCGCACCTGCGGTCACAGCTTGCTTTAAAGGGAACCAgtaacctcctcctcctcctcctgttGCTGAATCAGAGGATTTCGATGCTTTACTTTGTtttatccttcttcttttatgtTCCCATTTCCAACCCCAAAACTCTCCATTTCCACCACTCACTGCTTTCATTTTGCTTATCACGGCTCCAGTGGAGTGAAACTGTTGAAGggctcttttttctttaatagccCAATTTGCCCTTCCAATAACTTTACAGACATGCccttcatctttttcttattttacacTTGGACGtgtcaaaactcaaaagatcAAAATAGTGGGTACGCAGAGAATTCTCTTAGTTGTTCTTCTTCCAGCACTACTAGAGAGGACGAGGAGATTCAGAGATTTCTTTTGATTGAACTTTGAAGGTTAATAGaatcttctctttctctctctccctcttcaTTTGACAtttgtttatttcttaaatagGTGGAAACTTGAAGAATACCCAGAtggaatttttgttgtttttggtaTATTTGATCCTTTTGTAGAATAAAAGTTTTGATCTTGTTATATTTCTTGTTGTAAAGATTTCATCTTTTCAATTCCCAATTTGGCTACTTCTATTCCTTGTTGTTTACATCATTTTGTGTAAAATTAGAATCCAGTACAATGTTATTAATGTTATAATGTGGTTCTCGAGAATGGTTCCGTAAATTGTTCAGTAATATAGTTTGGTGTTCATAGTCGTACCAGTTTGTAATTGTGATATGGGATAATAAACATTCAATGTTATTCATATCATATAACCTAGAGTTGGAAATGTGAATTGGCTAATCATTTAAATCTTAACAATCTCTTCCTTCACTTCAAGGAAGAACATAAGCAACAAGCGGAAAATAAAAGTCTTATCCTGCAAGCCATGAATAATCAGATTGATGATTCGATCAAGAATCAAGAAGCAGCACTTTTGCGAGTTATAAATGTAGCTAGATTCTTCAAGGGAGATGATGTTCCATGCCAGATTGAAGAGGTAAGTTaactttgatgtttttatattaattaatgtctTGATTGGGATTTTAATTGTTTGCCTGAATTTTCtgtaatttcttttgatttctcagGGCCTATTCTTGGGTTCTGTGGGTGCTGCTACTAACAAGGATGCACTTAATAGCAAGAATATTACACACATCTTAACTGTAGCTAATTCATTGCCTCCCTCTTTTCCAAATGATTTTGTATATGAAGTCATTGGAGGTATGTGCCTTCCTACTAACTGGTGTGATAGTATTAGTAATTCTCTTTCACTGGCATACCTCAAGTGATGATTTCtttaacaattttcttttttcctttgttttccttgcatttatttttctttccccttttttttcctctctaagGCGCTACAGTCTGCTCTTTGCATCTGATGTATTATCTAGTTGTAGCTGAAGATCTCTGTACTGTAAAGAAGACTACTTGTCAAACCCACAATCTTGTTGTAATCTCTCCTTGCTTTGCATCAGCTTTCCATGTTtaattctctctctcattcATATGGAGCTTGTGATGGTTTGCACCGCTTCTAGAACTCAAATTGACCAACTCTTTGTGGTGTTTCTTTTGAGGTAGTCACGGATAGAAATGACACCAATTTAAGGCAGTACTTCGACAAgtgtttcaattttattgacGAAGCCAAGAGGCAGGGAGGTGGTGTTTTGGTCCATTGCTTTGTTGGAAGGTCCCGAAGGTGGTTCATCTTTCCCTGCAGGGGTcacttgattttcaggaaacaTGTTCTCTATCTTCTTAGTGCGATATACTATGCATCTAACATTGACCAATCAGTCCTCTTGGGAATAACTTTTTAGatggattaattaataaataatacattTGGTTCCTACAACTTGGTTGGTCAATTTTTACCTTGCGGATAGTACATTCATTGAGCCTTTGTACTGTTAAATTGGTGATCATACATTCATGTGACTTAAAAgattcaatttcattttataataatatctgCATGAAGGCACAGTAGTATTGGATACCCTTTGAATCGTACTcatcatttttatgattgtgttattaattcttttaattttatctatagCATTTATCACATTAGAAAAATTACATGGATTCACAcctctaataaaataaagagcatCCCTTTCAAGAATAACTTtggaaataaatttgaagaaaagaaaaaattcattttgctTCTTTAGATGGTTGCAGTTTGAAAGTGGGTTATGCAATACTTCTTATTGGACTGAATTTGTTTCAATGTATGTGTCCTGCTTTTCAGTGTGACTATTGTTGTTGCTTATTTGATGAAAAGGCATGGAATGAGACTATCTGAAGCTTTGGCACATGTGAAGAGTAAAAGGCCTCAGGCTGGACCTAATTCTGGTTTCATCTCACAGCTTCAAGACTTTGAGAAATCTCTTCAAGGTGCATTATCTTTGATACTTCTATATGTATTAACTTGCAAATTGTACCTGATGTGGTTGGTTTTggtgatccaaaaaaaaaaaaaaaattatcatagcCCTGATTGAAGTTAGATGTTTGCCACTTATCTCATTAATTAAAACCTTTAAATTCAAACCGAAGTTTGTCTctggaaatttttttgttgaacagCTCGTTTCAATTACATAACAATCTGTGTCAGAATAATATAACTAATGTCTTTATAGGAAACTTGCAAGATATTTATTCATTCATTCCGTGCTTCATCACCAACAGCTAGGTGCCGCCTTATTTGGCTACAACCTTTTTGTAGTAACatggataagaaaataaaaaactacctCTTAACTACGATACAAGTTTCTTAAAAAGCATTTGTGCTATATATCCGAACCTTCTTCTGGCTGTACAGATAAATGTTAGAATTTCCGATGCCAAAAATTTTCCTGTCACCCAGACTGTGATTTGTCATAAGTGGTTTCTGTTTGAAATAGCTTCTTATGGGCTGATTcatttttttgtacaaaaactgttttttttttttttttttaatgtttgctAGGTATCTCTTCATAATGTGTCAAAGGAAGACGTGAAGAAGCACAAATGGACgcttagaaaatataaaactccGCTGAGGAGGAATATAGCATTCGTGATTAAAAGAAGTAAATAGCTTAGTCATTGCTATTGAAATGGTGAAAATACAAGACTGGCTTTTCTATCTGCTTTTGACAAGGTGATGAATTCACAAGGGCCAAGTGTCATAGAACTATTGTCATCTGAATcagattcagtttttatttttattagagcaGGATGCATGATTCTTAAGTTGATGTTGATGGTTAAatatttgaagtatttttaaattgatatgatATTTAGCTGCATGAATGTGATCATTAGTAAGTGCAGGATAAGTACATGGAGAAACCTCAATGaatcatatttatattaatttccatttgcattttcttgttattttaagcTAGAGATGGAGTAAATTGGTCTGGCACAGTTAGCAGATCAAGCAGTGATGATATCTGTCGCCGATTTGTAGTTCTTTCTCATTATACGTGGGAAAAAACTGTGCTGGTGTCGTGTATATAGATGTCAATATGGTTATAGGgttgtcttttttgtttcttataccAAAAGTTGTTGGCCCAGCTTGACAGCTATATTTAATGTCATTGGGGgtgttgttttttctgttttttattttaaaagttgttaGGTCTGGAATGGCAGTCAGACTCAAGGCTATATTAGGTTTGGCTTAGCCACCAAACCCAATGATGTTGAGTTCGGCAAAGCCGTCAGactcattttaaataaataaataaataaaaattaattaggatttctgtttagaatattttaagggtagtttaatttttttatataaaaaatagcaaaaattaaaaaaaaaaaattatgatactttaagggtaatttaaatgttttttttataaaacattataaaaaatattaattaaaatttctgtttagaatattttaacggtaatttaaacatttttttataaaaaaataaaaaacaattataaaaaaattatgtatgatACTTTAAGGGTAGttcaaatgtttttatataacaaataaaaaaattatataaaaaaattaattaacatttctgGTTATGATACTTTAAGgttagtttaaatgttttttttataaaaaaaaatataaataaattataaataaaaataattaacattttggTTGAGGATAttttaaggatagtttaaatgttttttatataagaaatagaaaaaaaaatatttaggatttttaaaaaaaaatagaaaacatttataaaaaaattatgtttagcaAATTTCGAgggtaatttaatttttttaaaaaaataaaaaatatttataaaaaaatacttcaaaagtagtttaaatatttttttaataaaaaatttaattagcatTTTAATACTTTAAGgattgtttaaatatttatttttataagaaatagaaacaattaatcaaaaaaattatttagtatacttcaagggtagttcaaatatttttttataaaaaataaaaaataataattggcaTTTTTGTGAAGGATACTTTAAGggtagtttaaatatattttttataagaaatataaaaaaaatacaaaaaatattatttagaatacttcaatggtagttttaaatgttttttcaaaccCAAGACTATTAGGTCTGGCAAGGCAACTATACTCACAGTTATTGGGTCTggctggagataaagaagatttgccaagaGGGTTAAGTTTGGAACAGGCACAAGTTATGGGCTTACAACGATCTCATGTTGAGATTCGGGATGAAATGACTGGAATTCATGAACAATTGAATACTcttatgcaaatgatgcaaagaaATAATTTGTAACCCCAATAGAGGCAAGCACTTAGGGTGccatgaaatgatattatagaagctAACGAAGAcccaaatggggatgatgaggccgacgataggggcagaccaagaaggcagaattataatcctcctaatggtctcaaacttaagattccaccGTTTAAAGGAAGTAGTTCACCCGAGGAATAATTGAAGTGGATTcagaaggttgaaaaggtgtttgaatggtatgaatattctgaaggtaggaagtgcaaggtggcagcacttgagtttatggattatgctcttttatggTGGGAAAACTTAAAGGTTCAGAGGAGATgggatggagaagaggagattacaacgtaggcaactatgaaaagagtgatgaagaaTGAGATTTCTTCCTAATTACTATAAACATGAGCTATACATCAGACTTTAGACTTTGcgacaaggatctttgagcATGGAAGATTATGTAaaagagtttgagttgctgctgattcgatgtgacttgatggaaccccaagagcaaacaatagctagatttcttggagggttgaggaaggatatagctaatgttgttgaattacaACCGTATATCTTTCTTGAGgaagttataaagcttgcaactcgaGTAGAGAGGCAGCAGAAATGAGGAGGTGTCCGAACTGGTGTAACTACGTCAAGTATGACAAGGGTTGTTTCTATGCCTACACGAACATGGAGCACACCTAAAcgagatgagaaggtggagtttaATAAGAGGAATACCAGTTCTGATTATTTGAAGGGAAATGAGAAGGTGacagaacctcaacatcctaggaGGTCTCGGGACATCAAATGCTTCAAGTGCTTCAGACATGGGCACATTGCTtcggaatgtccaaataaaagggtgatgattttgcatggggatcatggagagctgatcagtggatatgaggttgaaattgaagatgaagatgaggtacaagtggctgaacaaaaagaggatttcgaaccagtgaagggagatttgttgttgtgcaacgggttctgaatgcacaaattgacgttagtgatgagcaatgcgagaacatctttcatactcgatgtcagattcgagataaggtgtgtgggatgatcattgataatggaagttgcactaatattgcatcaactaccttggtggagaaattgggtttaactatcATTCCACATCCCAAGCCGTAtagtttgcgatggctgaatgagaatggggagattcgggtgacaaagcaagttcgtgtacctttttccattaaaacctatcatgatgaggttttgtgtgacgttgcgctgatgtcagctagccatttgttgctgggtcaTCCATGGtagtttgataaggatgtgacctacaatggacaaaagaacacttattcttttatgctgaatggaaagaaggtgaacttgttaccattgagttcttaacaggttagagaggatcaatTACGAAGCCAataaaaggaggtgaaatcacgtaaggggctgctgttagccaaaaaaggagacatcaaacatGCATTAGCTTCGGCAGgggttgttttcatgatctgggctAAACAATTACTAAAAGTAaaaggattggacttaccaagACAGATTAAGGAATtacttgaagaatttaaagatgtgtttccagatgaattacctaaagggttaccacctattcgtggaattgagcatcaaattgatttgatgctgggagcttcacttcctaataGTGCATACAaatgtaatccagaggaagcaaaagagattcaaaggcaggttgtTTTCTCAACTTTTGTCATGTTGAATTTTCCTAACTATGAAgagatgttccaattataaatattgtatcagaatatgtaataaacacttttggccaagatttgaaacttaattcagagaaattaagaattattcttccaaaatgattttcaaatcattcacggcacatcagtAGATGAAGCCCAAGATGTCTAGGGCTTGAAAGGATGGCATAAACTCTCctaacaatttttctttgagAAACAGAACAAGATATGGTCGTTTATAATAGTTTTTGGATCCATAAAGCTCAAACTTCATCATgttttcacaaaaacaaaaacatcataaaaatctttataaccttattttcttttttttttggtaagttgacgtatgtattaaaagaagaagatacaaagattataaggggcataccccagatttacaatgagaacagaaacataaaacaacagatggctacaggctagccatcAATCAGAAAACTGATACCTCACTAGATTCgatagggaaaccaatacaaccagctaactatcaaattaagaatctatgttaCTAACCCTCCAGGCTCTTTGGATCCTTTcgttttta includes:
- the LOC18102329 gene encoding dual specificity protein phosphatase 1 isoform X1 translates to MNNQIDDSIKNQEAALLRVINVARFFKGDDVPCQIEEGLFLGSVGAATNKDALNSKNITHILTVANSLPPSFPNDFVYEVIGVTDRNDTNLRQYFDKCFNFIDEAKRQGGGVLVHCFVGRSRSVTIVVAYLMKRHGMRLSEALAHVKSKRPQAGPNSGFISQLQDFEKSLQGISS
- the LOC18102329 gene encoding dual specificity protein phosphatase 1 isoform X2, which codes for MNNQIDDSIKNQEAALLRVINVARFFKGDDVPCQIEEGLFLGSVGAATNKDALNSKNITHILTVANSLPPSFPNDFVYEVIGVTDRNDTNLRQYFDKCFNFIDEAKRQGGGVLVHCFVGRSRSVTIVVAYLMKRHGMRLSEALAHVKSKRPQAGPNSGFISQLQDFEKSLQEME